Proteins encoded together in one Salmo trutta chromosome 3, fSalTru1.1, whole genome shotgun sequence window:
- the LOC115177344 gene encoding sialoadhesin-like, whose product MHITGAERLILIGYLLQGVLCLDFAALMPQNIEALSGSCVAIPCSFTLGSGYESSLTASCKGIWRKGWRRVHVFDSSLTGTGLNTIQGNLTGNLQQKECTTILNDFTSYFNDYFCFRLECDNALKYNFPGRVTIDVTEYPSKPTLSPATVDVMEGTSVSLICSAAAPCPSLPPTLTWTPTLNDSVEDLQETPNQVITSLLNFTASHVHHGEKISCTALYKRQAGKSDKSSKTYLTVTVLYSPKNTSVSVSPSGSVLEGSSVTLTCSSNANPAVGRYNWYRVIGEQVSTVGASRMLTVQVPADDSYFYCETINDHGAENSSVIQLDGIYPPKNTSVSVSPSGSVVEGSSVTLTCNSNANPAVKNYTWYKINGTEAVTLGSGESFTLDSKASDSGEYCCEALHALGTEKATVVQLDIQYPPKNTSVSVSPSSSVAEGSSVTLTCSSNANPAVNNYTWYRVEGWEKDIVGSEENLNIFNVTRLSNEHYYCEAQNVHGLQNSEAINIDVTFASEIQNTSRCIRISATSQIRCFCDSFGNPAPTLVWQLAGESVNHSTNTIIREEPMGRAGLRSSLTIRQPQEEEIPSLVCLSSNIDGFDSFSFNLTSMKTYEGFHLISLLIGAGVGAGVMMLLCIPLLLICKRRRARQSPNKRQKDTAEFIVTDETLFQEEDNVYVNKAMLEEALGPNRTVDREIDDTDILHYANLNFTKLQAKVSKQGEGEGEIRGVASKTAEYAVIRLHSTGSIKGGAGKKEANLEQGDHAEDHGAKVLEETQAGHESDGEEEAAKDSALPELHGVTNSALSVQESTEAPLGQSEQHNTAETVVDEVTLLSK is encoded by the exons ATGCACATCACAGGAGCTGAAAGACTCATCCTCATTGGTTATCTACTGCAAG GTGTTCTGTGCCTAGACTTTGCAGCTCTGATGCCTCAGAATATAGAGGCTCTCAGTGGATCTTGTGTGGCCATTCCCTGCTCATTTACACTGGGATCTGGATATGAGTCGTCCCTCACAGCTTCATGTAAAGGAATATGGAGGAAAGGATGGAGAAGAGTACACGTGTTTGATTCTAGTCTCACAGGAACAGGCTTAAACACCATTCAAGGGAATCTAACTGGGAACTTGCAGCAGAAGGAATGCACCACAATCCTGAATGACTTCACATCTTATTTCAATGACTACTTTTGTTTCAGACTTGAATGTGACAATGCTCTGAAATATAATTTTCCAGGACGTGTCACAATTGATGTAACAG AGTATCCATCCAAACCCACTCTAAGTCCAGCAACAGTGGATGTGATGGAGGGGACCTCAGTGAGTTTGATCTGCTCTGCTGCAGCCCCCTGTCCCTCACTCCCTCCAACTCTGACATGGACCCCCACACTGAATGACAGTGTGGAGGATTTGCAGGAGACTCCGAATCAAGTCATAACTTCTCTCCTGAACTTTACCGCTTCACATGTCCACCATGGAGAGAAGATCTCCTGCACTGCGCTGTACAAACGACAAGCTGGCAAGAGTGATAAATCATCCAAAACGTATCTGACAGTCACTGTTCTTT ACTCTCCCAAGAACACCTCAGtatcagtcagtccctctggttcAGTGTTAGAGGGCAGCTctgtgactctgacctgcagcagcaATGCCAACCCAGCAGTGGGGCGCTACAACTGGTACAGAGTTATTGGAGAACAGGTTTCAACAGTGGGGGCTAGCAGAATGCTAACTGTCCAGGTACCAGCAGATGATAGTTACTTCTACTGTGAAACCATCAATGACCATGGAGCCGAGAACTCATCTGTCATTCAACTAGATGGAATAT ACCCTCCCAagaacacctcagtgtcagtcagtccctctggttcAGTAGTAGAGGGCAGCTCTGTGACCCTGACCTGCAACAGCAATGCCAACCCAGCAGTGAAAAACTACACCTGGTACAAAATCAATGGGACTGAGGCTGTCACTTTAGGATCTGGAGAGAGCTTCACCTTAGACAGTAAAGCAAGTGATAGTGGGGAGTACTGCTGTGAAGCACTGCATGCACTTGGTACGGAAAAAGCCACAGTTGTTCAGCTGGATATTCAAT ATCCCCCCAagaacacctcagtgtcagtcagtccctctagCTCAGTAGCAGAGGGCAGCTCTGTGACTCTGACTTGCAGCAGCAATGCCAACCCAGCAGTGAATAACTACACCTGGTACAGAGTTGAGGGATGGGAGAAGGACATTGTAGGGTCTGAAGAGAACCTCAACATCTTCAATGTAACCAGGCTTTCAAATGAACATTACTACTGTGAGGCTCAGAATGTCCATGGACTGCAGAACTCTGAAGCCATCAATATCGATGTgacat TTGCTTCAGAGATCCAGAACACCTCTCGCTGCATCCGGATTTCAGCTACATCTCAAATCAGATGTTTCTGTGATAGCTTTGGAAACCCTGCTCCCACACTGGTGTGGCAATTGGCTGGAGAGTCTGTCAATCACTCCACTAACACCATCATCAGGGAAGAGCCAATGGGCCGAGCAGGCCTGAGGAGCTCCCTCACCATCCGCCAACCACAGGAAGAGGAAATACCGAGTCTGGTCTGCCTCAGCTCCAACATTGATGGTTTTGACAGCTTCTCATTTAACTTAACATCAATGAAAACATATGAAG GTTTCCACCTAATCTCTCTGTTGATCGGGGCTGGTGTGGGGGCAGGAGTGATGATGCTCCTGTGTATCCCACTGCTTCTCATCTGCAA GCGTAGGAGAGCCAGGCAATCACCAAACAAAAGACAGAAGGACACAGCAGAGTTCATAGTGACTGATGAG ACCCTGTTTCAGGAAGAGGACAATGTCTATGTCAATAAAGCCATGCTGGAGGAGGCCCTCGGGCCCAACAGGACAGTGGACAGGGAAATTGACGACACAGACATACTCCACTACGCCAACTTGAACTTCACCAAACTCCAGGCCAAGGTGTCCaagcagggggagggggagggagagatcaGGGGAGTCGCCTCCAAAACGGCAGAGTACGCAGTGATCCGTCTGCACTCCACAGGTAGTATCAAGGGAGGGGCTGGGAAGAAGGAGGCCAATCTGGAGCAGGGGGATCACGCTGAAGACCATGGAGCTAAAGTCTTAGAAGAAACCCAGGCAGGGCACGAGAGTGATGGGGAAGAAGAAGCTGCAAAGGATTCTGCGCTGCCAGAGCTACATGGCGTGACTAATTCTGCCCTCAGTGTCCAGGAGTCTACAGAGGCCCCACTGGGACAATCTGAGCAGCACAACACAGCAGAAACAGTTGTGGATGAGGTGACACTGCTTTCTAAGTAG